A genome region from Arachis duranensis cultivar V14167 chromosome 8, aradu.V14167.gnm2.J7QH, whole genome shotgun sequence includes the following:
- the LOC127741089 gene encoding putative zinc finger protein CONSTANS-LIKE 11 encodes MEPLCEFCGVVRAVVYCKSDSARLCLNCDASVHSSNPLSSRHARSLLCDLCYCHAAVVCCVDHNMCVCEACEWKQNECLLRGHGRLLLKFYTGCPSFEDLSRLWSFVFDANSSCGGGLQPISTLCVEKPDNDDGLFDLVSDKLNEIQPCFKFEPWTDLSPMIPSNQDTMQFYKDQALFPPLESNQPKLQGCSNFNYLGIDEGNGLCEGLTVDGVIQLNFENADELDCVLMDNNISVTESKCPSADSIEVISLVHSTIVS; translated from the exons ATGGAACCCCTATGTGAATTTTGTGGGGTTGTAAGAGCTGTGGTGTATTGCAAGTCAGATTCTGCGCGCCTATGCCTTAACTGTGATGCATCTGTGCACTCTTCCAATCCCCTGTCAAGCCGGCACGCGCGCTCTCTTCTCTGTGATCTCTGCTATTGCCATGCAGCTGTTGTTTGTTGTGTAGATCATAACATGTGTGTGTGTGAAGCCTGCGAATGGAAGCAGAATGAGTGCTTATTGAGGGGACACGGCCGCCTGCTGTTGAAGTTCTATACCGGTTGTCCCTCTTTTGAGGACTTGTCTAGGCTTTGGTCCTTTGTGTTTGATGCTAACTCCTCATGTGGTGGTGGTTTGCAACCAATTAGTACACTGTGTGTGGAAAAACCTGATAATGATGATGGTTTATTTGATTTGGTGAGTGACAAGTTGAATGAGATACAACCGTGCTTCAAATTCGAGCCTTGGACGGATCTGTCTCCCATGATTCCATCAAATCAAGATACCATGCAATTCTACaaagatcaagcactttttcccCCTCTAGAATCAAACCAGCCAAAG CTGCAGGGATGTTCTAATTTCAACTATCTTGGAATCGATGAAGGAAATGGTTTATGTGAAGGTCTAACTGTGGATGGTGTTATTCAGTTAAACTTTGAAAATGCTGATGAATTAGACTGTGTATTAATGGATAATAACATATCAGTGACAGAATCTAAATGTCCTTCTGCGGATTCCATTGAGGTAATCTCACTAGTCCATTCAACTATTGTTTCTTAA
- the LOC107461911 gene encoding uncharacterized protein LOC107461911 — MYIYFKQIIPLVSFLCIYSNNFIIIPTLINMKKPPIQNLTRLHPMIKFILATISTFCAITLCVSVLLLATTKIVNVDHSSHHVSDPTTLNHLVFGIASSGKSWPRRKDYAKLWWNHNNGMRGCVFLDTLPSNDTNNSSSSPLLPPLCVSEDTSKFRYTYRRGGLRSAIRVARVVKEIVALNHSDVRWYVFGDDDTVFLPENLVKILSKYDHRLWYYVGAHTEMYEGCQVFGFGMAFGGGGFAISAPLAKVLAKVFDSCIERYTHLYGSDARVYSCITELGVGLTHEPGFHQVDLRGNIFGLLAAHPMTPLLSLHHPEAIDSIFPNMTAKGALQHLFEAVKVDSQRVLQQTVCYDNESSWTVSVSWGYAVQVFHNNLPLPEAVRVQKTFKQWKEGGSVVGGIYTFNTREVHPDPCTRPSVFYLDKVSYGKDFFIISNYKKSFQNCSHDMPTKKLEVIKVVTNKLDLGIKQLQSPKRHCCDVLRSTTGDMMEVVIRECKDEELIYMH; from the exons ATGTATATATACTTCAAACAAATAATCCCTCTTGTTTCCTTCCTCTGCATATATTCAAACAACTTCATCATAATTCCAACCTTAATTAACATGAAGAAGCCACCAATTCAAAACCTCACCAGACTCCACCCTATGATCAAATTCATCTTAGCCACCATCTCAACATTTTGTGCCATCACCCTCTGTGTTTCAGTGCTACTCTTGGCCACAACAAAGATAGTCAACGTTGACCATTCATCACATCATGTTTCTGACCCTACAACACTCAATCACCTTGTGTTTGGAATTGCCTCTAGTGGAAAATCATGGCCTAGAAGAAAAGATTACGCAAAGCTATGGTGGAATCACAACAACGGAATGAGAGGGTGTGTTTTTTTGgatactcttccaagcaatgaTACtaataattcttcttcttctcctcttcttcctcctctgtGCGTCTCTGAGGACACTTCGAAATTTCGCTACACTTACCGGCGGGGAGGCCTCCGATCCGCGATCCGTGTGGCGCGTGTTGTTAAAGAGATTGTGGCATTGAACCATTCTGATGTGAGGTGGTATGTGTTTGGTGACGACGACACGGTGTTCTTGCCGGAGAATCTTGTGAAGATTCTGTCAAAGTATGATCATAGGCTTTGGTACTATGTTGGTGCACACACTGAGATGTATGAAGGGTGCCAGGTTTTTGGTTTTGGAATGGCCTTTGGTGGTGGCGGTTTTGCTATAAGTGCTCCTCTGGCGAAAGTGCTAGCCAAGGTTTTTGATTCTTGTATAGAAAGGTATACTCATCTATATGGAAGTGATGCAAGGGTCTACTCTTGCATAACAGAACTTGGAGTTGGCTTAACACATGAACCTGGTTTTCATCAG GTTGATCTAAGGGGAAACATCTTTGGCCTATTGGCTGCTCATCCAATGACTCCTTTGTTGTCCCTACACCATCCAGAAGCCATAGATTCAATATTTCCCAACATGACAGCAAAAGGAGCTCTTCAACACTTATTTGAAGCTGTAAAGGTTGATTCCCAAAGGGTGCTACAACAAACTGTTTGCTATGACAATGAATCTTCATGGACAGTTTCAGTGTCATGGGGATATGCTGTCCAAGTTTTCCATAACAACTTGCCCTTGCCAGAGGCAGTGAGAGTCCAAAAGACTTTCAAGCAGTGGAAGGAAGGAGGGAGTGTTGTTGGAGGAATATACACTTTCAACACAAGAGAGGTTCACCCTGATCCATGTACAAGACCCTCTGTTTTCTACCTAGATAAGGTTTCTTATGGTAAAGATTTCTTCATCATAAGCAATTACAagaaatcttttcaaaattgctCACATGACATGCCAACTAAGAAACTTGAAGTGATCAAAGTGGTCACAAATAAGCTAGACCTTGGCATCAAACAG TTGCAGAGTCCTAAGAGGCACTGTTGTGATGTATTGCGCTCCACAACAGGTGACATGATGGAAGTTGTAATCAGAGAGTGTAAAGATGAAGAATTGATTTATATGCACTGA
- the LOC127741248 gene encoding B-box domain protein 30-like, with protein sequence MCKGPQGKGHASTRGIASSSSTCCCELCGLRASLYCHADDAYLCRKCDSWVHEANFLALRHIRCFLCNTCSNLTRRCVIGASSEVILPVNVSWANGNLPNNSTNTTTTCSRIMHDNNDDGDDDIALSLSL encoded by the coding sequence ATGTGCAAAGGTCCACAAGGAAAAGGGCATGCCTCAACAAGAGGaatagcttcttcttcttctacatgtTGTTGTGAGTTATGTGGATTAAGGGCTTCATTGTATTGCCATGCTGATGATGCATATCTATGTAGAAAATGTGACAGCTGGGTTCATGAAGCAAATTTCTTGGCCCTTAGACACATTAGATGCTTTCTCTGCAACACATGCAGCAATCTCACAAGAAGATGTGTTATTGGTGCTTCATCAGAGGTTATTCTTCCTGTTAATGTAAGTTGGGCCAATGGAAATCTTCCTAACAACAGCaccaacacaacaacaacatgTTCAAGAATAATGCATGATAAcaatgatgatggtgatgatgatattgCTCTTTCCTTGTCTCTTTGA
- the LOC107461910 gene encoding uncharacterized protein LOC107461910, whose translation MQQHLMMIQKSTNKSKSQSLRNLILLLSTSFCVTYYILVSTQLLDTPKQILQHLNNNYSSKLSSSLQEHYPSTTIDHVVFGIASSGDSWPKRKQYTKLWWNNKTMKGCVFVDKTPIENGNDSSSLPPLCVSEDTSRFKYSYRGGLRSAIRVARVLKETVALNHSGVRWYVFGDDDTVFLPENLVKTLSKYDDRLWYYIGSNSESYKQKWFFGFDMAYGGAGFAISGSLAKVLAKVFDECIQRYPHVYGSDGRVYSCVTELGLALTLEPGFHQVDLRRNAFGLLASHPLTPLVSLHHPDYIDPIFPNINTTRAKSLEHLFQAVNVDSQRILQQTVCYHKRFSWTISVSWGYAVQVYQHPMLLTDVLRVQGTFKHWSGGDVLSPLYTFNTRGFHPHPCKRPTIFYLQDLSYANNSKLNGSIVSNYKKYFQNCSYDEASPRRLEMIKVFSNKLELDIKQLLSPRRQCCDVLNSSASNIIEIGIRECKDDELIYMH comes from the exons atgcaGCAGCATCTGATGATGATTCAGAAAAGCACCAACAAGAGCAAAAGCCAATCTCTGAGAAACTTGATTCTATTACTCTCAACTTCATTTTGTGTCACTTATTACATCCTTGTATCAACTCAGCTTCTAGACACACCAAAGCAAATACTACAACACTTGAATAACAACTACTCTTCAAAACTATCATCATCATTACAAGAACATTATCCTTCAACCACTATTGACCATGTCGTGTTTGGAATCGCCTCCAGTGGAGATTCATGGCCTAAGAGAAAACAATACACAAAGCTCTGGTGGAACAATAAAACAATGAAGGGGTGTGTATTCGTGGACAAAACGCCAATCGAGAATGGTAATgactcttcttctcttcctcctctgtGTGTCTCTGAAGACACTTCCCGGTTTAAGTACAGTTACCGGGGCGGTCTTCGATCGGCGATCCGCGTGGCGCGTGTGCTTAAGGAGACAGTGGCATTGAATCATTCGGGTGTGAGGTGGTATGTGTTTGGTGACGACGACACGGTGTTCTTGCCGGAGAATCTGGTGAAGACGCTGTCCAAGTATGATGATAGGCTTTGGTACTACATAGGGTCGAATTCGGAGAGTTATAAACAGAAGTGGTTCTTTGGTTTTGACATGGCATATGGTGGAGCTGGTTTTGCTATAAGTGGTTCTCTGGCGAAGGTGTTGGCGAAGGTGTTTGATGAATGCATTCAACGGTATCCGCATGTGTATGGGAGTGATGGCAGAGTCTACTCTTGTGTCACTGAACTTGGTCTTGCTTTAACACTTGAACCCGGTTTTCATCAG GTTGATTTGCGAAGAAATGCATTTGGGCTATTGGCTTCACACCCCTTAACTCCCTTGGTGTCTCTCCACCATCCTGATTACATTGATCCAATCTTTCCCAACATCAACACCACGCGTGCAAAATCTCTTGAGCATTTATTCCAAGCTGTCAATGTTGATTCCCAGAGGATCCTACAACAAACTGTGTGCTATCACAAGCGCTTTTCATGGACTATTTCTGTCTCATGGGGCTATGCTGTTCAGGTATACCAGCATCCTATGTTACTAACAGATGTTCTTAGAGTTCAAGGAACATTCAAACATTGGTCTGGGGGAGATGTTCTCTCACCACTCTACACTTTCAACACTAGAGGATTTCACCCTCATCCGTGTAAGAGGCCTACCATTTTCTATCTTCAAGATTTGTCCTATGCTAATAATAGTAAATTGAATGGTAGCATCGTAAGCAATTACAAGAAGTATTTCCAGAATTGCTCATACGATGAGGCATCACCAAGGAGATTGGAAATGATCAAAGTTTTCTCAAACAAGTTAGAGCTAGATATCAAACAG